The window atttgCTATATTACTGACTTGTTATTATATATCAGTGTGTACACTTACATGTGTATGGAGATAGTACAGCAGCTGTTCCCAGCCTTTCAATCAAATGAGCTCCACTTCATTAACACCAGCCGTCATGCTCCAAATTTTTTTCAACTGGATGTTATGTAACACTATTGTATGTGGTTGTTATTACAGTAATTTCATTAGGTTTCAATCATCTTGGAATTATGGATGTTTAAGTGATTTTTCGGGAGGTTTGGTCAAGTTTGAATTCATAGGACTACCACTTGGGAGTGGCAGAAGATGGACATTTTAACCATTAATTTAGCAACCTATTTTCTTAATCACAGCACGTCATTTTAAAGGCCcttgaaaacatatttttctcaATCAGATTCTCACTATGAGTGATGGCATCCTACATGAGCACATCATTTTCGGCTTTTCTGGTTATTTCATCTGAGAGCTATCAGTCCGTGCTGTTTTGTTTGTCAGTTTTGGAATGTTAAACTCTTAATACATGATACCTAAAGATGTCTAATGATGTCCCAAACATTAATGTGGTTGATGGTTGCCTATTTGGTCATTAATATTCAATGATGTAGGGAAATACTCAAGGTGCAGGTTGGTGTGAGCTGTGCTGGTAGTTATGCCGTATTTATTGCACAATAAACACACCAACTTGTAATCCTACCTGTGGGTTTGTTTTCCTCCTTAAcaaatcataatttctgctttttcaaaCTAGATGAGCAACTCCACTATCTTTCCACGTACCCCCTGAGTTACAAGTAtgctggttgggaatcactgcagTACAAGATCCAACACAGGATCAACACTCGTTCAACAAGTACATCTACAACTGACATTacactagagatgttccgattccgatactgcctaaaacgctggtatcggtatcggaaagtactggagtttatgcaccgatccgataccacgtaataaagccctaaagaaaatctatgttaaagtagtttatgttctttttccgttataactgactgtcaaacttcagaataaaagaaagttctgtggcgttcattgtttgtgtttgttcatgtttcacaaagagtttaacctgagccaggccgacaacaaagatagaaatcatatcacatccatacagggatagtagtatacacttgttaaaacataataaaatatatgacacactggtatcggatcggtactcggtatcggccgataacgcaagttcaggtatcggaatcggtatcgggaagcaaaaaatggtatcggaccatctctacatTACACACTATTAAATGTCACATTATTAATGTTAAGATAGTCCACCATTACAGTTTTTATGTGAAATTTGCACAAACTACAAATGTCATTTTAACATGTTGAAACAATAGCCAAAAAAGCCACTTTCTATAGAACATTCTACCCATGAATTGGTAATTGCACAGAGCACTGTTGCCAACTTTCTTTTAGGGGAAACAAGCATTGGCTACAACAGTTTCCACTTGAAATCATACACTAGTTTTCTGTATGTATTTACTGTGTTAGCTGCTTGTTTGGatcacacaggcaggcagcacCAATCGACACCAGCCGAACAGATTAGTCGCCTGATGCTTTAAGATTCAACACATCAACTCTGATCCTGAAAGCTGAAAAACAGTTGTTAAATTTGTTGTTAACTGCTGCTGAGATGAAATCATCGTCTGCTGTGAAATTCTCTAAAAGTAGGTTGGTTTGTGACATCTGTAGTGCTCATAAATAATTTGAGTATAATTACTATACTGATACTTCAGCATACATTGTGTTTGGAGATGGGTTAATCTCTGATGCTGTTACTGTTCATTTTTACCAACATGTGGCCTGTTCGTAGCCACGCCTAACTAACCTTTTGGCAAATAAAACTCACCAAATCCTAAAGGTTGTCCCCCGATGCGAACCATTTTCCAAAGCTCACCAGAAGCACTGGTGAAGAGAACATTGTTTGGAAACCTTGAAGAGAACAAAGTACAAAGAAATTAACATTTGTActcaatgtatatatatatatatatatatatatatatatatatatatatatatatatatatatatatatatatatatatatataagtttatGGGGCAGAATATAATATTTGAGTAAAACTGAATTAACAAGCACTGTTTCAGTTTTTGCAGTCAAAAATCATGTCAAAgtgatttttaaatgtgtgaataTTGTTAGAATCAGAAATGCTCCTCTGAGTGGGCGTGTACATGTGTGATTGACAGCTGGAGTAAAtttacagattaagattttacaaacAAATCATATAATCACTTATAAAATACTATACTGTGCTAAATTAAAAGTATGCAGAATGGGCCATttaagaataatatatattatataactggattataattattgatgcattgtgttcatcactttattGTTGCAGCTGCTAAAGTTGGAGCTAATTTGAATTACCtaatatactgctgggtagtttaatctatagcaatacatcatcatttattagttgatatatattttgtatcaataatctgaatctgcaaagtaattgaagttatcaaataaatgtattgcacagtgctttatttgtaaagttacactgcctacgtagcttctctAACTAAAAAagctgtgtgtacatcagggcaatgtttattttaatatcagaacatgcactgcatgggTACGAAATGTAATGTgtccacattcttgatcggcGGAAAcgatttttgcttgtttgggatccgactggctagcgtatttgaaaaagttaagcaaactttgttgtctttttgacatttttcccctgagtgaaacgaggctaacagcaatctcaaccagcacgagcgcatgtgtcacttgaagtgccgatcccccctccctctcttcttctccctcctccgtcttaccctgaaaattcacctcaaaacgcatcgaaaatgcaaacacaagattttttgtggaacttcaatggggaataaagactaacaacatagataacaacattgaacactacacaataataatttatttttttcatttaggcgattcatttttcatagtgacacaggaggtgccggatccaataaaaaagcTTCCGGATCCAAAACATTTCCCTCTgtattgtagtggagtagaagtataaattagcataaaatggaaatactcaaattAAGTAccagtacctcaaaattgtacttaagtacagtacttgagtaaacgtaattagttactttccaccactgacactttggtattgctacttttgcttaagtaaaagatctaagtacttctttcaccactacAGCTGACTAGCGAATTAGCTATCTAGCCTGCAAACTGACAATAGCAGTGCACCTTTCACTTGTGGATGTTTGGTAGCACCTTCAACAACACGTTACTGCCATACAAATacactaaaaaaacaacatggttTCATTGGTTATGTGCAAATAACTTATCTACGTAGTACTATgttgcagtggtgtagtctatgtgatacgcaggtatacgcagtatacccactaagaagctccaggatttccatatatcCACTtgaaaatgcccaatgacacgcaacaacatactttccattatatttctgatatatttccactgtaaattggtgcataaaagtgtgtccGAATACAGAAAATGAAATCGTCGATGCtcaaacttccctgggggaggacacccagacccctcACTATGATATGCCAcacccttaactgaaagagagaaggagcagggaccccctactacatatattgtataaagttaagcatattaaactgggcgtACAATtacgtgtagggcagcctaaagcctttatacgtacctttttagtgcatagaattcTAAGCTATtgaaatagcctaataattgttggcatgattttatcaattatgttttaatgttaaacatacatgtggcacagtgaatccttaggatgaactttATCTGTGGATGACTAcattacctataggccagtaagcctatcatcgtttttttacaaacatgatttatatttgctaataatatgttggattcatgttaagacataacaataatttggtgcccccccctgcactgactctgaggaccccctaggggtcccggaccccctgttgaagatctctgcattagactacaccactgctgttGTAAATATGTCTATGTAGATGGATAACTATGGTGTTCTGACTGATTAATGCACAGAATGaaccaaaaatataaaattctctctctttctttttaaaggagACCACAGGAAATGTAATTAACAGAGCAGCAAAAACATGCAATTTCACTTTTAATTcctaaactttaaaaaagaataaatctgATATTTGACATAGATTTTTGAGAGTTTTTACCTTCAAATGCTTCGCCTCACTCACTCTACTTTAaaggatgtttttgttttgctctaGTTAACAGGTGGCGGACACCTGGCACAGCTAACAGATACTGTGTGGAGCTGCAGCAGCTAACTATTAACCACTCAGATGAACATCAGCAGGTGAATTCTGTTACTGCCGTTCTACCCGCCGATCTGAATAAGAGAGCCATTGTAAAGTTGAGCAAAAATGGGTGACCTATTCCCTTAAGGCAACACATTAGGTAGTACATAAACTTGGGGACGAGGCTGACCTACATGCTTTAGTAGCAAAATATGAActtgaaaaaacaatgaaagatTGGTCCAATTATTATTTTACCTCCACATGGCTTTAAGACATTACTGACCCATATAAGTGATATCTTATTTATGAATGAACTATGATGAAATGCTAACGTGGTGCTAATAGAGGAGCAACTACATGGGATCTGTAGCTGTCAGGTTTCTTGGAGCCCTTTCTACTTAATTAGAGAGTATACTGTAAAAAGGAATGAGTCAGACTGAAACCCACTGTGACTTAAGTACATTGTATAAGCCCAACTGCTCTGCTATTGCTGAGCAACAAACTAATCGCCCCCTCAAACAATCATAAATTTGTTCCTAAACATAATGTCCCAGTCTAACAGTCTgactaaaagaaaacaacatctCAAAAGAACAAGTGTGGTTAATtacacagctgcagcagcaataTAAATACGTTGTTGTGTCACAGGTGTTTGCTGCTACTCAACCTTTGAGTTGTCTGTTCGTCCATGACCAGAGAGATGTAGCCCTCGATcagggagaaggagaagaaacgGATGTGGCTGGAGTCCTCGCTGGATGCTCCGCTCTCCTTTGGACTTTGGAGAGAGAAAAGCACAACACTCAAATGTGGTCAAACTGGTAATGCAGGAATCGCATTTTGGTAATCTCACACCTCGTGACACAACACTTACAGTCATGTCTAGTTAAACAACCGTTCAAAAGTTTGGAATCAACTGttatattgatgtttttcttctttcctttaaAATAACTATTCATCCTCTAtagaccatgaatgtctgtacaggTTTCATGGCATTCCACACGACATTTGACATATTTCTGTCGTCTGCCTGCCCCAAAAGTGGTGGACAAACCAAATTACTTTTCCATTCCCAGAGTACCACTGCTAGCAGGGATAAATATGACTCAAGTAATGTAATTACAAATACTGCTACACAACAACTGAAGAAAACAACAAGCTTCCTTGAGTGGTTTTTGATTCAAAACAAGCAAAATATAAGAAAGAAATCGATGTATCTTTTTGGTTTTGTTCCTCAGTGCTTACATGATTTTAAAGATATTAGTTTACACAGGTGTTGTAGGTAACATCCTACAACTGACACTCTGACACTCACAACTGACAGATTTTGTCCATAAGTCCTCATTTTCATACACTAAATCATTTCACTTTCTTACCCTCCAGAGTAAAACATGACATCCATGAGCAGGGTGGCTACAGAGGGCAGTGTGTCTGGGTCCAGGCTTGTCACACAGAACATGTTGCTGGGACTAGATAAGGGGTGAATGATGGGACGGggcactgaaaaacaaaaatgattgaATACATGAGGGCTCAGAGGCATCAATGCAGCCAACAAGCATCTTATTATAAATGTCTGTATGGAAATAATGAGCATTCAATCTCATCACGTTTTTAAAAACTGCTATGTTCAacgtcaagaatgaactttcaaGCTAAACTTCAGAACCAACACGTGAGAGAAGGGCTTAAAAGTACTCAGAGTTGAGATTTTGAGTTTTGTCAGAGTAAAATCTTTCAGCAGGCATTTTGATGTTAAACAGATGTTGCACCAATGTTGAAAACTGTAGATATGTGTAGAGCAAATTGAGTCCAACAAAAGTTTCCAGAACtgttttaaaatgctttttttttactctgatatattatgaaaatgttcaaGCGGTTTGGGTTGCTGTTAAATGTGGTCACCTCCTACATGTCACCATTCTTCAAAAGCTGCTtctatacaaaaataaacataattttttttttttttatgcctaCCGAGTTTAGGCTTTACAAAGCCATTGGTGACTCCCAGATCGTGAGCAGCAAAAGTCTCTCCGTTGACCACCCGGAGCAAAGTGAATTCGGAAGACAGCGTGTGCATGACCATCGGCAGATCTCGCTCTCGTACCTGAGGACAAAAGAAATGAATGAgtgagttgaaaaaaaaatgttggataaCATCGTGAAATGTTTCTTCTATGTCTGACGAAAACAGAATTCACGGAAATTAAGTTTTTAGTTTGGGTAGAAGGTTGTGGGTCAAAAGGAAACTTTGGAATATGGATGAATCAGAAAGACAATTAACATAGATATAATAAAAggcatttcctttttcttttgtttttcacaggTTCACAGATTTTTGGGTGATTTTTCCTCCTTGAGGGTATTTGAATGAATTCTGATAATATTGCCTTCAAATGAACTAAATTCCACAGTAGGAAACATTTCTATCATTTCAAGAGTTAATGCATATTGATTCAACATAATACAAACGTATATCAAATATAATGGAGCTGAGTATACTGACAATAAGCCTTGGTGTATCTCAAAGGTGAACTCTGAAGCTGGTGAAAGAGAGTAACACAAGCGTTTCCTTAACAAGGGTGACAGCTATTgcgtcacgtgtgtgtgtgtgtgtgtgtgtgtgtgtgcgtgtgtgtgtgtgtgtgtgtgagagagagaagaagaaagctgGTGTGTAGCTGCCCTGAACGGCTTGACTCAGTCAGGCTACTCATGATTCCGTCTAAATGAGTGTATTCAACATTTGGGTCAGGTTTTACCGCTTTATGTAACACAAAATATCCtatgagtgaaaaaaaaaaaaaaacacacatcttAAGCTGGTCTGTTTTTTAGTCTGCTCAGAGATTTGGTAATGCAATCCGACAAAGCGTGAGACAAAGATGGAGGGAGAAGATGGGTGGTGGGTGTGGGCGACAGGGTGAACGCAGCAGTTTtttgtgtgccttttttttaatctgatttACCAATaattaggattgtgggtaggaGAAACCAGtgtggaaacaggaaacagacccGAGTATGATACCTGGAATTCCAGCAAGAGGCTGAGCCGCTGATCCCCTTTATGTAACAGATTATCAACATCCATTTTCATAAACATGCCGGAGCTGCTCAGCAGACCTTGTTTTTCCACTAAAGCAAGGCAATAATAAAACACTCCCTGTGGCCAGAAAAGCTTCGGTATGAGAGAGGATTTCTTCCTAAATCAAAAGGAAGTGGGGCTGTGAGAGGTACACTATATCCAAGGTTATTGCTTTTTCATGTCAGGCACTATGATCATAGACAATTGTGTTGCATAATAGACAAACAATGCAACTCTTTAAGCAAGCTGTGAACCTGATCAATAACCTGATTAACTTGatttactttgtttttaaactgagtccgggatgaaaaataaaacattttaaatcccCCTCCAAAAAATTGAATGGTAGCATTAGTCACTATAGAagagattttcttttgtttttgatagTATTTTCTGTTGGCATTTTGTCTGCAATAGCCTTTCAATTTTGTAATTGCCTCTCTATAAAATAGTTTATTATTGGGCCTTAGTGACCAACCGTTTGTTAAGAAGAAATATCTTCTTTAAATCCACAGTTTTCACAAAGATTCTGACATTCATCAATGTTCTCTTATTTACAGGCGCTGCAAAAAGGCTAGGAAAATGATTTAAGATCCAAACCAGCCGGGTTGATTGATTGAAGAAATagaacaaatttaagaaaaaacgtAGGAAgttattggtgaatgaggcccatttgGCAGGCTCTGCCATTCCTGTGTGGGACTACCTTCACATGCACAAGGGATTCACAGAAAATAATGCATTTATTGCCAGCGTTAAGGTTGAAATGATACCAAATGGGAGTAGTATCGGAACATTATTATCCACACTCACCAGAATGAAGTCCGTCTGATATGTTGACAGCATGAAAACAGAGATGTTGTGGTCGGCC is drawn from Sander vitreus isolate 19-12246 chromosome 13, sanVit1, whole genome shotgun sequence and contains these coding sequences:
- the castor2 gene encoding cytosolic arginine sensor for mTORC1 subunit 2 codes for the protein MELHILEHSLKVASIEKEGIQICTHGLIKLAFLASKTRCKFFSLTETPEDYTIIVDEEGFKELPQSEHISVADATWLALNVVSGGGNASNSQPIGVTKIAKSVIAPLADHNISVFMLSTYQTDFILVRERDLPMVMHTLSSEFTLLRVVNGETFAAHDLGVTNGFVKPKLVPRPIIHPLSSPSNMFCVTSLDPDTLPSVATLLMDVMFYSGGPKESGASSEDSSHIRFFSFSLIEGYISLVMDEQTTQRFPNNVLFTSASGELWKMVRIGGQPLGFDECGIVAQISEPLATADIPAYYISTFKFDHALVPEENIQSVIGALRTKSTAQ